One Bacteroidota bacterium genomic region harbors:
- a CDS encoding 1-deoxy-D-xylulose-5-phosphate reductoisomerase has product MRRELVLLGSTGSIGTQALEVIALFPDRFRVRALVAHSQVERLAEQARRFLPDQVILLNPAGQEALREALRGLPIRVTAGMEAAEEAAADPAADVVISALVGFAGLRPTLAALRSGKRVALANKESLVVAGHLIKHLQQRTGASLIPIDSEHSAILQCLAGERPESVEKLILTASGGPFRTYSAAQLERVTPEQALRHPNWAMGAKITIDSATLMNKGLEVIEAYWLFGLPAERIQVLVHPQSIVHSMIQFVDGSVKAQLGQPDMRLPIQYALTYPDRLPTLYPRLDWSQIQQLDFEPPDLVRFPALGLAYAALRRGGSAPAVLNAANEVAVNLFLSGRIGFTRIAALVEAALEALPWEADPDLQALEEIDRETRQWTLGAAGVSVPVES; this is encoded by the coding sequence ATGAGGCGGGAACTCGTCTTGCTCGGCTCCACGGGCTCCATCGGCACGCAAGCCCTGGAGGTGATCGCCTTGTTTCCGGATCGGTTTCGGGTGCGGGCTCTAGTGGCCCATAGCCAAGTGGAGCGCCTGGCCGAGCAGGCGCGTCGGTTTTTGCCCGATCAGGTAATCTTGCTCAATCCCGCCGGCCAGGAGGCGCTCCGAGAGGCCCTGCGCGGTTTGCCGATCCGCGTGACCGCGGGCATGGAGGCCGCTGAGGAGGCCGCTGCGGATCCGGCTGCCGATGTGGTGATCAGCGCCCTGGTCGGATTTGCCGGCCTGCGGCCCACGCTAGCTGCGCTGCGCTCAGGCAAGCGGGTGGCGCTGGCCAACAAGGAGTCCCTCGTCGTAGCCGGACATCTGATCAAGCACCTACAACAGCGCACGGGCGCTTCGCTCATACCCATCGACAGCGAGCACAGCGCCATCCTGCAGTGTCTAGCCGGCGAACGGCCTGAGTCCGTTGAGAAGCTCATTCTTACGGCCTCAGGCGGACCGTTTCGCACGTATTCTGCGGCGCAGCTGGAGCGCGTCACCCCAGAGCAGGCCCTGCGGCATCCGAATTGGGCCATGGGCGCTAAGATCACGATCGACTCGGCCACACTCATGAACAAGGGCCTGGAGGTGATCGAGGCGTATTGGCTTTTCGGTCTGCCGGCGGAGCGCATCCAAGTGCTCGTACATCCGCAGTCCATCGTGCACTCCATGATCCAGTTTGTCGACGGCTCCGTCAAGGCCCAGCTGGGCCAGCCGGATATGCGCCTGCCCATTCAGTACGCGCTCACGTATCCAGATCGGTTGCCGACTTTGTATCCGCGGCTGGACTGGAGCCAGATTCAGCAGCTGGACTTTGAGCCCCCGGATCTGGTGCGTTTTCCGGCCCTCGGGCTCGCCTACGCGGCGCTCAGGCGGGGCGGCAGCGCTCCGGCCGTGTTGAACGCGGCCAACGAGGTGGCCGTGAACTTATTTTTGTCGGGCCGTATCGGCTTTACCCGGATAGCCGCTCTTGTGGAGGCCGCCTTGGAGGCCCTGCCGTGGGAAGCGGATCCGGACCTACAGGCGCTTGAGGAGATCGACCGGGAAACTCGCCAGTGGACTTTGGGCGCGGCGGGCGTTTCGGTTCCCGTGGAATCATAA
- the fusA gene encoding elongation factor G — protein MGILKPRQIPLERVRNIGIMAHIDAGKTTTTERILFYTGLVHRMGEVHEGAATMDFMEQERERGITITAAATTCFWSGSAKDRPEHRINLIDTPGHVDFTVEVERSLRVLDGAVALFCAVGGVEPQSETVWRQADKYRVPRIAFINKMDRVGANFANVIQMMKDRLKATPVPVQMPIGQGELFRGVVDLITMKGIVWHDETLGETWDEIDVPADLMPEARHWRILMLEALADLDDTLLLKYLEGQEISEAELKAIIRRATIEMRITPVLCGSAFKNKGVQRLLDAVIDYLPSPLDLPPVRGRNPVTGQEEERPPDPKAPFAGLAFKIMTDPYVGKLTFIRVYSGRLEPGMKVLNSTTGKEERIGRLLLMHANHREDIQAVQAGEIFAAVGLKEVRTGDTICDLAHPIQLEAMDFPEPVIQIAIEPKTKADSDKLGMALSKLAEEDPTFRVKVDPETGQTLISGMGELHLEIIVDRLRREFRVEANVGKPQVAYREAITKPVRHRTLFKKQTGGRGKYADVVIEFSPLESGQQGLVFENAIVGGVVPKEFVPAVEKGLREAMLNGPLAGYPVEGLRARLVDGSYHEVDSDALSFEIAARMCFREASQMADPVLLEPIMLVEVITPEEYMGDILGDLNARRGRIEGIQARPDAQVIRALVPLAEMFGYATQLRSLSQGRALYTMQFHHYQEVPRHIAEEIISAYKGKAVHA, from the coding sequence ATGGGGATCCTGAAACCGAGACAGATTCCGCTGGAGCGGGTGCGCAACATCGGCATCATGGCGCACATCGATGCCGGCAAGACCACCACGACCGAGCGCATTCTTTTTTACACGGGCCTCGTGCACCGCATGGGCGAGGTCCATGAGGGCGCGGCCACGATGGACTTTATGGAGCAGGAGCGGGAGCGGGGCATCACGATCACGGCCGCGGCCACGACCTGCTTCTGGAGCGGCTCGGCCAAGGATCGGCCGGAGCATCGGATCAATCTTATCGACACGCCCGGACACGTGGATTTCACCGTGGAGGTCGAGCGCTCCCTGCGCGTGCTCGACGGGGCCGTGGCGCTCTTCTGCGCCGTAGGCGGGGTGGAACCGCAATCGGAGACCGTCTGGCGCCAGGCCGACAAGTACCGCGTGCCCCGCATCGCCTTCATCAATAAGATGGACCGGGTGGGGGCCAACTTCGCCAACGTCATCCAGATGATGAAGGACCGCCTCAAGGCCACTCCCGTTCCGGTTCAGATGCCCATCGGTCAGGGCGAGCTCTTCCGCGGGGTCGTAGACCTGATCACGATGAAGGGCATCGTCTGGCACGACGAGACGCTCGGGGAGACCTGGGATGAGATCGACGTCCCGGCCGATCTCATGCCGGAGGCTCGGCATTGGCGGATCCTCATGCTGGAGGCCCTGGCCGATTTGGACGACACGCTCTTGCTTAAGTACCTAGAGGGGCAGGAGATCTCCGAGGCCGAACTGAAGGCGATCATCCGCCGGGCCACCATCGAGATGCGCATCACCCCGGTCCTCTGCGGTTCGGCCTTCAAGAACAAGGGCGTACAGCGGCTGCTGGACGCTGTCATCGACTACTTGCCCAGCCCGCTGGACCTGCCGCCGGTTCGGGGCCGCAACCCCGTCACGGGCCAGGAGGAGGAGCGCCCGCCGGACCCCAAGGCTCCCTTTGCGGGTCTGGCCTTCAAGATCATGACCGACCCGTACGTGGGCAAGCTGACCTTTATTCGGGTCTATTCGGGCCGGCTTGAGCCGGGCATGAAGGTGCTCAACAGCACAACCGGCAAGGAGGAGCGCATCGGCCGGCTGCTGCTCATGCACGCCAACCATCGCGAGGACATCCAGGCCGTGCAGGCCGGGGAGATCTTCGCTGCGGTGGGGCTAAAGGAGGTGCGCACGGGGGATACGATCTGCGATCTGGCGCACCCGATCCAGCTGGAGGCGATGGACTTTCCGGAGCCGGTCATCCAGATCGCCATCGAGCCCAAGACGAAGGCCGACAGCGACAAGCTGGGCATGGCCCTTTCCAAGCTGGCCGAAGAAGATCCGACCTTCCGCGTCAAGGTCGATCCCGAAACGGGGCAGACTCTCATCAGCGGCATGGGGGAGCTGCACCTGGAGATCATCGTCGATCGGCTTCGACGCGAGTTTCGGGTCGAGGCCAACGTGGGCAAGCCCCAGGTGGCCTATCGAGAGGCCATCACGAAGCCCGTGCGGCACCGCACGCTCTTCAAGAAGCAGACCGGTGGGCGGGGGAAATACGCCGACGTGGTGATCGAGTTCAGCCCGCTGGAATCGGGTCAGCAGGGGCTCGTGTTCGAGAACGCCATCGTGGGTGGGGTGGTGCCCAAGGAGTTCGTCCCCGCCGTGGAGAAGGGGCTTCGGGAGGCCATGCTGAATGGGCCCTTGGCCGGCTACCCCGTAGAAGGGCTCCGGGCGCGGCTTGTGGACGGCTCCTACCATGAGGTGGACTCCGATGCCCTTTCCTTTGAGATCGCCGCGCGCATGTGTTTCCGGGAGGCCTCGCAGATGGCCGATCCGGTGTTGCTAGAGCCGATTATGCTTGTGGAGGTGATCACTCCGGAAGAATACATGGGGGACATCCTGGGCGATCTCAACGCCCGTCGGGGCCGCATCGAGGGCATCCAGGCCCGGCCCGACGCGCAGGTGATCCGGGCCCTGGTTCCGCTGGCTGAGATGTTCGGCTACGCGACCCAGCTGCGCTCGTTAAGCCAGGGCCGCGCCCTGTACACGATGCAGTTCCATCACTATCAGGAGGTGCCCCGGCACATCGCCGAGGAGATCATCTCGGCATACAAGGGCAAGGCTGTTCACGCATAG
- a CDS encoding GntR family transcriptional regulator, whose protein sequence is MHAQRLAQELRYEIARGAYKPGERLPAIRDLARRLGVSPRIVHQAYRELAQEGWIALRVGRGAVVLQQQPTLSKAERLERGAAVLEQTLRQLIPLGLSAREILHLLEEQLTYEAPEEPTPKVLYAAPGQEEAQLGAEALLLSSGSLHPILPVRLEELSMHPDAERVFCALADLHLLRAQGVGRATGLLVGFARPVLEAVAELGPQATLGLVAQERETLARYADWLRTWTGFRGAIVGLLRDHEDPAPVLARCDLVLYTPACLRPLRPYLDRRPAILLRPQLLGWSPGELQALLGGL, encoded by the coding sequence ATGCACGCCCAACGCCTCGCCCAGGAACTGCGCTACGAGATCGCCCGAGGAGCCTACAAGCCGGGAGAACGCCTGCCGGCAATCCGGGATCTGGCGCGCCGGCTCGGGGTAAGCCCCCGGATCGTGCACCAGGCTTATCGCGAATTGGCCCAAGAGGGCTGGATCGCGCTGCGGGTCGGACGCGGAGCCGTAGTGCTGCAACAACAGCCTACGCTATCTAAAGCCGAACGCCTAGAACGCGGGGCGGCCGTTCTGGAGCAGACCCTGCGCCAGCTCATCCCCCTGGGCCTGAGCGCCCGCGAAATCCTGCACCTGCTCGAGGAGCAGCTCACCTACGAGGCCCCTGAGGAGCCCACACCCAAAGTGCTCTACGCCGCACCCGGCCAGGAGGAGGCCCAACTGGGGGCGGAAGCGCTGCTGCTGAGCTCCGGCTCGCTGCACCCGATCCTGCCCGTGCGACTGGAGGAGCTTTCGATGCACCCGGATGCCGAGCGCGTCTTCTGCGCTCTTGCAGACCTGCATCTATTGCGCGCCCAAGGGGTGGGGCGGGCCACAGGCCTTCTAGTAGGCTTTGCGCGCCCTGTCCTGGAGGCGGTCGCCGAGCTAGGGCCGCAGGCCACGTTAGGGCTGGTGGCCCAGGAGCGCGAAACGCTGGCCCGCTACGCAGATTGGCTGCGCACCTGGACGGGCTTTAGAGGAGCTATCGTAGGGCTGTTGCGCGATCACGAAGACCCGGCACCGGTGCTGGCGCGCTGCGATCTGGTGCTGTACACGCCCGCCTGCTTGCGCCCGCTGCGGCCTTATCTAGACCGACGCCCGGCGATTTTGCTTCGGCCGCAGCTCCTGGGTTGGAGCCCGGGGGAGCTACAGGCCCTTCTGGGCGGCCTTTAA
- the rpsG gene encoding 30S ribosomal protein S7: MRRKRAERRPIAPDLRYNDVLVAKFINHVMRKGKKNLARRIVYGAFDIIAERTGENPLDVFRRALDNVAPVVEVRSRRVGGATYQVPVEVRPERRISLAMRWIIEYAKQRRAQKTMELRLASELLDAAKGQGSAVKKRDDTHRMAEANKAFAHFRF; the protein is encoded by the coding sequence ATGCGGAGAAAACGGGCGGAAAGAAGGCCAATCGCTCCGGATCTGCGGTACAACGACGTGTTGGTGGCCAAGTTCATCAACCACGTCATGCGGAAGGGAAAAAAGAACCTGGCCCGGCGTATCGTTTACGGGGCCTTTGACATCATCGCCGAGCGCACCGGGGAAAACCCGCTGGACGTCTTCCGGCGGGCGCTCGACAACGTGGCTCCGGTGGTTGAGGTGCGCAGCCGCCGCGTGGGCGGTGCCACCTATCAGGTGCCCGTCGAGGTGCGTCCGGAGCGTCGGATTTCGCTGGCCATGCGCTGGATCATCGAGTACGCCAAGCAGCGGCGCGCTCAGAAGACCATGGAGCTGCGCTTGGCCTCGGAGCTTTTGGATGCGGCCAAGGGGCAGGGCAGCGCGGTCAAAAAGCGTGACGACACCCACAGGATGGCGGAGGCGAACAAGGCGTTTGCGCATTTCCGGTTCTGA
- the rpsL gene encoding 30S ribosomal protein S12 — protein MPTIQQLIRKGRVQKVEKSKSPALQGCPQKRGVCVRVYTTTPKKPNSALRKVAKVRLTNGIEVIAYIPGEGHNLQEHSIVLVRGGRVKDLPGVRYHIIRGTLDAAGVDGRRQGRSKYGAKRPKK, from the coding sequence TTGCCGACGATTCAGCAACTCATCCGCAAAGGCCGGGTGCAGAAGGTGGAAAAGAGCAAGTCCCCGGCCTTGCAGGGCTGCCCGCAGAAGCGGGGCGTATGCGTGCGTGTCTACACCACGACGCCCAAGAAGCCCAACTCCGCGCTGCGCAAAGTGGCCAAGGTGCGCCTGACCAATGGGATCGAGGTGATCGCCTACATTCCCGGAGAGGGGCATAACCTACAGGAGCACTCGATCGTGCTCGTCCGGGGAGGGCGTGTAAAGGACCTGCCTGGGGTGCGCTATCATATTATTCGGGGCACCTTGGACGCGGCCGGCGTGGACGGGCGCAGGCAGGGGCGCTCCAAGTACGGAGCCAAGCGTCCGAAGAAATAA
- a CDS encoding outer membrane protein transport protein — protein sequence MGRRSLALLLLFHLAYEVRGGGYSLYEQSARAGGLAGAYTAHGRHVSTLYYNPAGLARLIGWQFYAGTSALFSQGRFRGPLPYALAVYRTTSPALAWPTVFAAYGRGIVFGAGLHSPYGFAIRWPRDWPGRGIATDGALRTLFAQLAAAYSLPDLPVGRLSLGAGLMYGLAAQFRLERAVVDLLPEGALQIQADLDGPVWGWSAGLLYEPSPTLGVGLAYRSRMSAELAGPVSTQNLPGSAFPADNRARLRWRFPDSWSLGLRLSPRKGLTLLADYVWWGWSYFDTLRVDFSKEGALLRDWALARLYRNSYQVRAGLEYEGPLPRLTLRLGLAFDKNPVPDETLDPTLPDADRWIFAGGLSYALSKQLSLETSYRFARFRERRNSAAQNGFWGIYNARGDLLSFGLSLSL from the coding sequence GTGGGCAGGCGATCGCTAGCGCTTCTGCTTCTTTTCCATCTAGCCTACGAGGTCCGCGGGGGCGGCTACTCCCTCTACGAACAAAGCGCTCGAGCGGGCGGCCTTGCGGGGGCCTACACGGCCCACGGCCGTCACGTGTCGACGCTCTACTACAACCCGGCCGGACTGGCTCGGCTTATAGGGTGGCAGTTTTATGCGGGCACAAGCGCCCTCTTTAGCCAAGGTCGATTCCGGGGCCCGCTTCCGTATGCGCTCGCCGTATATCGGACGACAAGCCCGGCTTTAGCGTGGCCTACCGTGTTTGCCGCCTACGGAAGGGGAATCGTCTTCGGAGCCGGCCTCCATAGTCCGTACGGCTTTGCGATCCGCTGGCCCCGGGATTGGCCCGGCCGCGGCATCGCCACAGACGGAGCGCTGCGGACCCTGTTTGCCCAGCTTGCTGCGGCCTATAGCCTGCCGGATCTTCCCGTGGGGCGTCTTTCCCTGGGCGCAGGGCTCATGTACGGCCTTGCGGCCCAGTTCCGGCTCGAGCGCGCCGTAGTGGACCTCCTGCCTGAGGGCGCGCTCCAAATCCAGGCGGATCTGGACGGGCCTGTTTGGGGCTGGAGCGCCGGGCTGCTCTATGAGCCGAGCCCCACGCTAGGGGTGGGCCTAGCCTACCGAAGCCGCATGTCGGCGGAGCTAGCCGGCCCCGTAAGCACGCAGAACCTTCCCGGCTCGGCCTTTCCGGCGGACAACCGAGCGCGCCTGCGCTGGCGCTTTCCCGACAGTTGGTCCTTGGGCCTGAGGCTAAGCCCCCGGAAGGGCCTTACGCTGCTAGCCGACTACGTCTGGTGGGGCTGGTCGTATTTCGATACGCTGCGGGTGGACTTTAGCAAAGAGGGCGCGCTTCTGAGGGATTGGGCGCTTGCGCGACTGTATCGGAATAGCTACCAGGTTCGCGCCGGCCTTGAGTACGAGGGCCCGCTGCCTCGGCTTACGCTGCGTCTGGGGCTGGCCTTCGACAAAAACCCCGTTCCGGACGAGACCTTGGATCCGACGCTACCGGATGCGGACCGATGGATCTTCGCCGGCGGGCTGAGTTACGCCCTCAGCAAGCAGCTGAGCCTAGAGACCTCTTACCGGTTTGCGCGCTTTCGGGAGCGGCGCAATAGCGCGGCCCAAAACGGCTTTTGGGGCATCTACAACGCGCGAGGCGATCTGCTGAGCTTCGGCCTTAGCCTATCGCTATAG
- a CDS encoding site-specific DNA-methyltransferase — protein MIMQEEIRDKFLDLLRELFEFDCADLDFGIYRIMNYKRAVIERFITEDLPKTIAEELQRDALGQQGQAQKALEEARQKVLNALGEDALNADGNLNEKYRDTKAGREYLEALAKAQGARSTESLETAVYNHLYTFFSRYWQDGDFISKRRYSKKERYAIPYNGEEVYLYWANHDQYYIKTGEYFTDYSWKAPNGVTVHFKLQKADVEQNNIKGEKRFFLPMLDGIAWDGETCTLTIPFHFRPLTEDETKCYGEKKQQEAIIAQAVAEIPKYIKATEALTALTVERYKTEKGGSVSWFEHHLRQYTRRNTSDFFIHKDLKGFLSRELDFYLKNEVLNLDEIEVTGERLAEGWFQLMRLIKRVGLKIIEFLAQIENFQKMLWEKKKFITETFYVI, from the coding sequence ATGATCATGCAAGAAGAAATTCGAGACAAGTTTCTAGACCTTCTCCGCGAGCTGTTTGAGTTTGACTGCGCGGACTTAGACTTCGGCATCTACCGTATCATGAACTACAAGCGCGCGGTCATTGAACGCTTTATTACCGAAGACCTGCCTAAAACTATCGCCGAGGAACTCCAACGCGACGCTCTGGGGCAGCAGGGGCAGGCGCAGAAAGCGCTGGAGGAAGCACGCCAAAAGGTGCTCAATGCATTGGGCGAAGACGCACTGAATGCTGATGGCAACCTAAACGAAAAATACCGAGACACGAAAGCAGGGAGGGAGTATCTCGAAGCGTTGGCTAAAGCGCAGGGCGCACGCTCAACCGAATCGCTGGAAACCGCCGTCTACAATCACCTCTACACTTTCTTTAGCCGCTACTGGCAGGATGGCGACTTTATCTCTAAGCGCCGCTACTCTAAGAAAGAACGCTACGCCATCCCTTACAACGGCGAGGAAGTGTATCTGTACTGGGCTAACCACGACCAGTACTACATCAAGACCGGCGAATACTTCACCGACTACTCCTGGAAAGCGCCCAACGGCGTGACCGTCCACTTCAAGCTTCAGAAAGCTGATGTGGAGCAGAATAACATCAAAGGCGAAAAGCGCTTTTTCTTGCCCATGCTGGACGGTATTGCTTGGGACGGGGAAACCTGCACCCTCACTATTCCTTTTCATTTTCGTCCTCTTACCGAGGACGAAACTAAATGTTATGGAGAAAAGAAGCAGCAGGAAGCTATCATTGCACAGGCGGTAGCGGAGATTCCCAAGTATATCAAAGCTACGGAAGCACTGACTGCCCTTACAGTCGAGCGGTACAAAACAGAAAAAGGGGGATCCGTTTCATGGTTTGAACACCACCTACGTCAATACACCCGTCGTAATACTAGTGATTTTTTCATCCACAAGGACCTCAAGGGCTTTCTCTCCCGCGAACTGGACTTCTACCTCAAGAACGAGGTGCTCAACCTGGACGAGATAGAAGTTACAGGTGAACGCTTAGCCGAAGGCTGGTTTCAGCTCATGCGCCTCATCAAGCGTGTGGGACTCAAGATCATTGAATTCTTAGCGCAAATTGAAAACTTTCAGAAAATGCTCTGGGAGAAGAAGAAGTTTATCACTGAGACGTTCTACGTCATCA
- a CDS encoding SGNH/GDSL hydrolase family protein has translation MRAYGRLLGFWALLASGCMEFHEAELEPVPSGSARFDKYVAVGNSLTAGVQHGALYEEAQRYSYAALLARQMRVREFEMPLVSSPGLGNRLEVSRFDPITLTVNASQGQPKNAGLARPYDNLGIPGAVLADYLNADGGISSRSQQNPYYALVLRGASSMHALVSQLRPTLLTFWLGNNDVLGYVTSGGLRPFVPAAAFDALYRQTAAALKQTGASVVVANIPSVTAIPFVTYLNLSLEQAGQLVRDGTSYRLRTPQGNLPLFIQTAQGVRPMTTGDYLLLSAQAYLAGLDLARGDAVTPQRPIPTQFVLDAAELQTAAGLVAAYNQTIAREARANGFVLVDVFSEFERIVQQFSSSGGRAGITEDGILLRPIPGELFSFDGVHPSNLGHGLLANRFIAAINAAFGAQIPRVHLQTIPRGIPVAIGAR, from the coding sequence ATGCGCGCATATGGGCGGCTTTTGGGGTTTTGGGCGCTACTGGCCTCGGGCTGCATGGAGTTTCACGAGGCCGAACTGGAGCCCGTGCCGTCGGGCTCGGCGCGCTTCGACAAGTACGTGGCCGTGGGCAATAGCCTCACGGCCGGCGTGCAGCATGGAGCCCTCTATGAGGAGGCGCAGCGTTACTCGTATGCGGCCCTGCTCGCGCGCCAGATGCGCGTGCGGGAATTCGAGATGCCTCTTGTTTCCAGTCCCGGCTTGGGCAACCGCCTCGAAGTCAGCCGCTTCGACCCCATCACGCTCACCGTAAACGCCTCCCAAGGCCAACCCAAGAACGCCGGGCTAGCCCGGCCCTACGACAACCTGGGTATCCCGGGCGCCGTGCTGGCCGATTACCTGAACGCCGACGGCGGCATCTCGAGCCGATCGCAGCAGAACCCGTATTATGCGCTCGTGCTGCGCGGGGCTAGCTCGATGCACGCGCTCGTAAGCCAGCTGCGCCCCACGCTGCTTACGTTTTGGCTCGGCAATAACGACGTGCTGGGCTACGTCACGAGCGGCGGGCTGCGCCCGTTTGTGCCCGCGGCCGCCTTCGACGCCCTGTACCGCCAGACCGCGGCCGCCCTCAAACAGACGGGCGCTAGCGTCGTCGTGGCCAACATCCCGAGCGTGACCGCGATCCCCTTTGTGACGTACCTGAACCTGAGCCTGGAGCAGGCGGGCCAGCTTGTGCGCGACGGGACAAGCTACCGGCTGCGCACCCCGCAAGGGAACCTACCCCTCTTCATCCAGACCGCTCAGGGCGTTCGGCCCATGACCACGGGGGATTACCTGCTGCTTTCGGCTCAAGCCTACCTGGCGGGCCTGGATCTGGCGCGCGGGGATGCCGTCACCCCCCAGCGGCCCATCCCGACGCAATTTGTGCTGGATGCGGCGGAGCTTCAGACGGCCGCCGGGCTCGTGGCGGCCTACAACCAGACCATCGCGCGCGAGGCGCGGGCCAACGGCTTTGTGCTCGTGGACGTCTTCTCGGAGTTTGAGCGCATCGTGCAGCAATTTTCCTCAAGCGGCGGCAGGGCCGGGATCACGGAGGACGGTATCTTGTTGCGCCCCATACCCGGGGAGCTGTTTAGCTTTGACGGGGTGCATCCGTCGAACCTGGGCCATGGGCTGCTTGCCAACCGCTTTATTGCGGCCATCAACGCGGCCTTTGGCGCCCAGATCCCCCGAGTGCACCTGCAGACCATTCCGCGGGGCATCCCCGTAGCCATCGGGGCTAGGTAA
- the rseP gene encoding RIP metalloprotease RseP: MSYVLYLLLAIFILVLVHELGHFLTAKLFRMRVERFSIGFPPRLFGVKIGETDYCISALPFGGYVKIAGMIDESLDASTAGRPPEPWEFRAKPLWQRFVVIVAGVSFNVLLAWAIFSAFKYYMGERYIPAQNVRAIYVAPGSIAHEMGLRTGDRLIAVNGRPLERALLDNQLIEMLTRSRVTFTVVRAERDTLIFEAPPQFLSRLSREPLGIDILPPLVGGLEPGGPAARAGLQVGDRITEVAGRPVRFFAELRELVSAHRGKPILLRWERQGRFYEAVLTPREQDGRIGIAGPTSAQLERYFGVVSVRYDLGGAIWAGAQQTVASLRGIIQGFGRILTGQESLRESIGGPIQIARITRDAAVQGGATGFWYIVALLSLTLAFINILPIPALDGGHVVFLLYEAIARREPSVRVRLVTQQIGMALLLGLMIFVVFNDLSKLF, encoded by the coding sequence TTGAGTTACGTCCTGTATCTGTTGTTGGCCATTTTCATCCTCGTGCTCGTGCATGAGCTGGGGCACTTCCTGACCGCAAAGCTTTTTCGGATGCGCGTGGAGCGCTTTTCGATCGGCTTTCCCCCTCGGCTCTTCGGGGTCAAGATCGGGGAGACGGACTACTGCATATCGGCCCTCCCCTTTGGGGGCTACGTCAAGATCGCGGGCATGATCGACGAAAGCCTGGACGCGAGCACGGCGGGCCGCCCTCCGGAGCCGTGGGAGTTTCGGGCCAAGCCCCTCTGGCAGCGCTTCGTCGTGATCGTGGCCGGGGTGAGCTTCAACGTGCTGTTGGCTTGGGCGATCTTCTCCGCCTTCAAATACTACATGGGGGAGCGCTATATCCCGGCCCAGAACGTAAGGGCCATCTACGTGGCCCCCGGTTCGATCGCCCATGAGATGGGCCTGCGCACAGGCGATAGGCTCATCGCCGTAAACGGCCGGCCCCTGGAGCGGGCGCTGCTAGATAACCAGCTTATCGAGATGCTGACGCGCAGCCGGGTGACCTTTACGGTTGTGCGCGCCGAGCGCGATACGCTCATCTTCGAGGCCCCGCCGCAGTTTTTGTCGCGTCTTAGCCGAGAGCCTTTGGGCATCGACATCCTGCCTCCGCTTGTGGGGGGCCTTGAGCCCGGGGGGCCGGCGGCCCGGGCGGGGCTTCAGGTCGGGGACCGCATCACGGAGGTGGCCGGAAGGCCGGTGCGCTTCTTCGCCGAGCTGCGGGAGCTTGTCTCCGCGCACCGCGGAAAGCCGATCCTGCTGCGCTGGGAGCGCCAAGGCCGCTTCTATGAGGCCGTCCTAACTCCGCGCGAGCAAGACGGCCGCATCGGCATCGCCGGGCCCACGAGCGCCCAGCTTGAGCGCTACTTCGGGGTGGTCTCCGTGCGCTACGACCTGGGGGGTGCTATCTGGGCCGGCGCTCAGCAGACGGTGGCTTCTCTGCGGGGCATCATACAGGGCTTTGGGCGCATCCTCACGGGGCAAGAGTCCCTGCGCGAGTCCATCGGAGGGCCGATCCAGATCGCGCGCATAACCCGCGATGCGGCCGTGCAGGGCGGGGCCACGGGCTTTTGGTACATCGTGGCCCTGCTGAGCCTGACGTTGGCCTTCATCAACATCCTGCCCATTCCGGCCCTGGACGGCGGGCATGTGGTGTTTTTGCTCTACGAGGCCATCGCGCGCCGGGAGCCTTCGGTGCGGGTTCGGCTCGTAACACAACAGATCGGCATGGCCCTATTGCTGGGCCTGATGATCTTTGTCGTCTTCAACGACCTGTCCAAGCTCTTTTAA